A region of Micromonospora chokoriensis DNA encodes the following proteins:
- a CDS encoding glycerophosphodiester phosphodiesterase family protein encodes MRTVRRTAVAALVAATVTTGLAVPAQAKPRPDRTFDVQAHRGGLGLRVENTLASFGNALQLGVTTLELDVQITEDGQAVVTHDRKISGAKCVDTTPVTAGDAEFPYVGKYINTLTLAQVRTLDCGSKTLADKPGQVAAPGARMPLLREVFALVNRYRAKDVKLNVETKVEAGAPTETAPREQFVQVTAAEIRAAGLLKQVTVQSFDWGALMRMRQVEPKLPLVALTNYDFLQTGKPGASPWLGGLDIDDFGGDPITAIRSFGASAFSPVHGMPQNGTVTDPGYQPYVTREMVAQAHRYGIKVIPWTVDDLPTMAKLIDDGVDGIITDYPDRLRGLLAQRGYRLPKAYASPFDIQAHRGGRATRPENTLPAFANALSNRAISTLELDTGVTADGKLVVLHDRTVNGSHCVDTKPVRRGDRMFPYVGKPVHELTLAQLKTVDCGTRTLPELPAQVPAPGARIPTLDEVFALVKASGRSDIGMNIETKISPVVDDTEPYRSFTRKLVDAIQRAGFTDRATIQSFDWRTITYARQLDRRIGTVALVWQYGPAECKTLADECSLQAAYGDPSVKSPWTGGLDWWKYRDLGKLTRAAGAGTVSANWQVHDPKQGTVASADWYLRENPAYFHGPDVRTLQTRDHLKVIPYTVDDAAVMQRVIDLGVDGIITDDPDLLVSVAVRNGLR; translated from the coding sequence GTGCGCACAGTACGCCGTACCGCCGTCGCGGCCTTGGTGGCCGCGACGGTGACGACCGGGCTCGCGGTGCCCGCCCAGGCGAAGCCGCGACCGGACCGGACATTCGACGTGCAGGCCCACCGGGGCGGCCTCGGGCTGCGGGTGGAGAACACCCTCGCCTCCTTCGGCAACGCCCTCCAACTCGGGGTGACCACCCTCGAACTGGACGTGCAGATCACCGAGGACGGTCAGGCCGTCGTCACCCACGACCGGAAGATCAGCGGTGCCAAGTGTGTCGACACCACCCCGGTGACGGCCGGCGACGCGGAGTTCCCGTACGTCGGCAAGTACATCAACACGCTCACCCTCGCCCAGGTGCGCACGTTGGACTGCGGGTCGAAGACCCTCGCGGACAAGCCGGGGCAGGTCGCCGCCCCGGGCGCCCGGATGCCGCTGCTGCGTGAGGTCTTCGCGCTGGTCAACCGCTACCGGGCGAAGGACGTGAAGCTCAACGTCGAGACCAAGGTCGAGGCCGGAGCGCCCACCGAGACCGCGCCCCGCGAGCAGTTCGTCCAGGTCACCGCGGCCGAGATCCGCGCCGCCGGGCTGCTCAAGCAGGTCACCGTCCAGAGCTTCGACTGGGGCGCGCTGATGCGCATGCGCCAGGTCGAGCCGAAGCTGCCGCTGGTCGCCCTGACCAACTACGACTTCCTGCAGACCGGCAAGCCCGGTGCCTCGCCGTGGCTGGGCGGTCTGGACATCGACGACTTCGGCGGCGACCCGATCACGGCGATCCGGAGCTTCGGCGCCAGCGCCTTCTCGCCCGTGCACGGGATGCCCCAGAACGGCACGGTGACCGACCCCGGCTACCAGCCGTACGTCACCAGGGAGATGGTCGCCCAGGCGCACCGCTACGGGATCAAGGTGATCCCGTGGACCGTCGACGACCTGCCGACCATGGCGAAGCTCATCGACGACGGCGTGGACGGCATCATCACCGACTACCCGGACCGGCTACGCGGCCTGCTGGCACAGCGCGGCTACCGGCTGCCGAAGGCGTACGCGTCGCCGTTCGACATCCAGGCGCACCGGGGCGGTCGGGCCACCCGACCGGAGAACACCCTTCCGGCGTTCGCGAACGCGCTGTCCAACCGGGCCATCTCGACGCTGGAACTGGACACCGGCGTGACCGCCGACGGCAAGCTCGTGGTGCTGCACGACCGCACCGTCAACGGGTCGCACTGCGTCGACACCAAGCCGGTGCGCCGCGGTGACCGGATGTTCCCGTACGTGGGCAAGCCCGTGCACGAGCTGACCCTGGCGCAGCTCAAGACCGTGGACTGCGGCACGAGGACGCTGCCGGAACTGCCCGCGCAGGTGCCCGCGCCGGGTGCCCGGATCCCGACCCTGGACGAGGTCTTCGCCCTGGTGAAGGCCAGTGGCCGCAGTGACATCGGGATGAACATCGAGACGAAGATCAGCCCGGTGGTGGACGACACCGAGCCGTACCGCAGCTTCACCCGCAAGCTGGTCGACGCGATCCAGCGCGCCGGCTTCACCGACCGGGCCACCATCCAGTCGTTCGACTGGCGCACCATCACCTACGCCCGCCAGCTCGACCGCCGCATCGGCACCGTCGCGCTGGTCTGGCAGTACGGGCCGGCGGAGTGCAAGACCCTCGCCGACGAGTGCTCGTTGCAGGCGGCGTACGGCGACCCGTCGGTGAAGAGCCCGTGGACCGGCGGACTGGACTGGTGGAAGTACCGGGACCTGGGCAAGCTGACCCGGGCCGCCGGCGCCGGCACGGTGTCGGCCAACTGGCAGGTGCACGACCCGAAGCAGGGCACTGTCGCCTCGGCCGACTGGTACCTGCGGGAGAACCCGGCATACTTCCACGGACCGGACGTCCGGACCCTTCAGACGCGCGACCACCTGAAGGTGATCCCGTACACCGTCGATGACGCGGCGGTGATGCAGCGGGTCATCGACCTCGGCGTCGACGGCATCATCACCGACGACCCGGACCTGTTGGTGAGCGTGGCCGTCCGCAACGGCCTGCGCTGA
- a CDS encoding sporulation protein, with the protein MVFKKMLSAFGVGGPSVDTVLTNPNTRPGLTLDGQVNLVGGDAEAAIEQVVIGLVTRVEVEGHDAEYAGTMEFHRMVVSGPLQLAPKQQLSIPFQLPIPWETPITDVYGQRLHGMTMGLRTELAIARAVDKGDLDHVAVHPLPVHERILEAFQRLGFRFKSADLERGHIRGVQQTLPFYQEIEFFASPQYANTIREVELTFVTSQYGVEVILECDKRGGFLSAGHDAFGRYQVSHADVDRVDWAQVVDGWLRETTSRYGSLRSQHGHGYGPGHGHGRGGMGVGGMVAGAALGVAGGMIAGEMIEDAFEGDFGDFGGDE; encoded by the coding sequence ATGGTCTTCAAGAAGATGTTGAGCGCGTTCGGCGTGGGCGGTCCCAGCGTGGACACCGTGCTGACCAACCCCAACACCCGGCCCGGCCTGACCCTCGACGGGCAGGTCAACCTCGTCGGTGGCGATGCCGAGGCAGCCATCGAGCAGGTGGTGATCGGCCTGGTCACCCGGGTCGAGGTCGAAGGACACGACGCCGAGTACGCGGGCACGATGGAGTTCCACCGGATGGTGGTCAGCGGCCCGTTGCAGCTGGCCCCGAAGCAGCAGCTGTCGATCCCGTTCCAGCTGCCGATTCCGTGGGAGACCCCGATCACCGACGTGTACGGGCAGCGCCTGCACGGCATGACGATGGGTCTGCGCACCGAGCTGGCCATCGCCCGCGCCGTCGACAAGGGCGACCTGGACCACGTGGCGGTGCACCCGCTGCCGGTGCACGAGCGGATCCTGGAGGCGTTCCAGCGCCTCGGTTTCCGGTTCAAGAGCGCCGACCTGGAGCGCGGTCACATCCGGGGCGTGCAGCAGACGCTGCCGTTCTACCAGGAGATCGAGTTCTTCGCCTCCCCGCAGTACGCGAACACGATCCGTGAGGTCGAGCTGACCTTCGTGACCAGCCAGTACGGCGTCGAGGTGATCCTGGAGTGCGACAAGCGCGGCGGCTTCCTCAGCGCCGGGCACGACGCGTTCGGCCGTTACCAGGTGTCGCACGCCGACGTCGACCGCGTTGACTGGGCGCAGGTCGTCGACGGTTGGCTGCGTGAGACCACGTCCCGCTACGGCAGCCTCCGCTCACAGCACGGCCACGGGTACGGCCCGGGTCACGGTCACGGCCGGGGCGGCATGGGCGTCGGTGGCATGGTGGCCGGTGCGGCCCTCGGCGTCGCGGGCGGCATGATCGCCGGCGAGATGATCGAGGACGCGTTCGAGGGCGACTTCGGCGACTTCGGCGGCGACGAGTAG
- a CDS encoding DUF397 domain-containing protein codes for MSESMPNVAWHVSTRSPDNGGNCVEAGPVLDGSGRVAVRDSKDRAAATLVYSADRWTAFVAGVKNGAFARTHP; via the coding sequence ATGAGCGAGTCCATGCCTAACGTGGCCTGGCACGTCAGCACCAGAAGTCCGGACAATGGCGGCAATTGCGTCGAGGCGGGGCCGGTGCTGGATGGGTCCGGTCGGGTGGCGGTCCGCGACAGCAAGGATCGCGCGGCGGCCACGCTCGTCTACAGCGCCGATCGTTGGACCGCGTTCGTCGCGGGGGTGAAGAACGGCGCATTCGCCCGCACCCACCCCTGA
- a CDS encoding helix-turn-helix domain-containing protein, with the protein MVANREPFVRTLRAQWLGQQMRELREKRGLTLKYVAQYLERDFSSLARYERAEWPFRRDLVIALLDLYGVYDEGERERMIQLAQDAWRVDRWDSSFDKTIYDTSFIDFPWLESRAEQVCTYASLLIPGLLQTRDYAEAVIRNAEPSSASEMEIRRWVQLRIDRQRLLDGPSSTRLAVIIEESALRRPVMSRSVMAAQLSHLARSTARPTIEIRVVPLTLGLHAGLDGTFWLFKMPAPYPDVAHAETLGGRLFLESGKALRYVRAYDRLREAALSVSESAKLITALAEELS; encoded by the coding sequence ATGGTCGCGAACAGGGAGCCGTTCGTCCGCACACTGCGGGCTCAGTGGCTGGGCCAGCAGATGCGCGAGCTGCGCGAGAAGCGCGGCCTGACCCTCAAGTACGTCGCCCAGTATCTTGAGCGCGACTTCTCGTCGTTGGCTCGTTATGAGCGGGCCGAGTGGCCGTTCCGGCGAGATCTGGTCATCGCGTTACTCGACCTCTACGGCGTTTATGACGAGGGGGAGCGGGAGCGAATGATTCAGCTTGCTCAGGATGCCTGGCGCGTGGACCGCTGGGACAGCAGCTTCGACAAGACGATCTACGACACCTCGTTCATCGACTTCCCCTGGCTGGAGTCGAGAGCCGAACAGGTCTGCACCTACGCGTCACTGCTGATACCCGGTCTGCTTCAGACACGTGACTACGCCGAGGCGGTGATCAGAAACGCGGAGCCAAGCTCAGCCAGCGAGATGGAGATCCGGAGGTGGGTTCAGCTGCGGATCGACCGGCAGCGGCTCCTGGACGGACCTTCATCGACCAGGCTGGCCGTCATCATCGAGGAGTCGGCGTTACGGCGGCCGGTGATGAGCAGAAGCGTGATGGCCGCGCAGTTGAGCCACCTGGCGAGGTCGACAGCGCGACCAACGATCGAGATACGCGTCGTCCCACTGACACTCGGGCTGCACGCCGGGTTGGACGGGACGTTCTGGCTGTTCAAGATGCCAGCTCCGTATCCCGATGTGGCCCACGCCGAAACCCTCGGTGGGCGCCTGTTCCTCGAATCGGGCAAAGCTCTTCGGTACGTCCGCGCGTACGATCGCCTGAGGGAGGCCGCACTCAGCGTGAGCGAGTCGGCGAAGCTGATAACAGCACTCGCGGAGGAGCTGTCATGA
- a CDS encoding DivIVA domain-containing protein, translating into MTRGTLYDGTRLARLHPSQVRDRRFSTVGFGRRGHDPREVRRFLHRVALELATLHHDVARLSEENARIKRALRDWQSAWSERRQA; encoded by the coding sequence ATGACCCGAGGCACGCTCTACGACGGCACGCGGCTGGCGCGACTGCACCCGAGTCAGGTGCGCGACCGGCGGTTCTCCACCGTCGGCTTCGGCCGCCGGGGTCACGACCCCCGGGAGGTACGGCGGTTCCTGCACCGTGTCGCGTTGGAACTGGCGACGCTGCACCACGATGTCGCCCGGCTCAGCGAGGAGAACGCGCGGATCAAGCGGGCGCTGCGCGACTGGCAGAGCGCCTGGTCCGAGCGGCGTCAGGCATGA
- a CDS encoding DeoR/GlpR family DNA-binding transcription regulator → MLAQQRQTAILDLIRQRGGVRVSQLVSRFGVSDMTIRRDLEVLAERGLVDKVHGGATLAGPGSAEEPGFAAKSIRQQAEKRAIAERAAGMVEPGMAIALSAGTTTAALATLLSDVRGLTVVTNSIPVADALYQNPRADQTVVLTGGIRTPSDALTGPVAEAAISALNVDLLFLGVHGLSPRTGFTTPNLLEAGVNRCLIGAARRLVVLADHTKWETIGIATIAPLEAADVLITDAGLPAEARTTIGEQVGELVVVEV, encoded by the coding sequence GTGCTCGCCCAGCAGCGGCAGACCGCCATCCTCGACCTGATCCGCCAACGCGGTGGTGTGCGGGTGAGTCAGCTCGTCAGCCGGTTCGGCGTGTCCGACATGACCATTCGACGCGACCTCGAGGTGCTGGCCGAGCGCGGCCTGGTGGACAAGGTGCACGGCGGCGCGACGCTCGCCGGGCCGGGTTCCGCCGAGGAGCCCGGCTTCGCGGCCAAGTCGATCCGGCAGCAGGCGGAGAAGCGGGCCATCGCCGAGCGGGCTGCGGGAATGGTGGAGCCGGGGATGGCCATCGCGCTGTCCGCCGGCACCACCACCGCCGCGCTGGCGACGTTGCTCTCCGACGTACGCGGACTGACCGTGGTGACCAATTCGATCCCGGTGGCCGACGCGCTCTACCAGAACCCGCGCGCCGATCAGACAGTCGTGTTGACCGGCGGCATCCGCACCCCGTCGGACGCGTTGACCGGCCCGGTCGCCGAGGCGGCGATCAGCGCGCTCAACGTCGACCTGCTCTTCCTCGGCGTGCACGGGCTCAGCCCGCGTACCGGGTTCACCACCCCGAACCTGCTGGAGGCCGGGGTCAACCGGTGCCTGATCGGTGCCGCCCGCCGGCTCGTGGTGCTCGCCGACCACACCAAGTGGGAAACCATCGGCATCGCCACCATCGCCCCACTGGAAGCCGCCGACGTCCTGATCACCGACGCCGGGCTGCCGGCCGAGGCCCGCACCACGATCGGCGAACAGGTCGGCGAGCTGGTCGTCGTGGAGGTCTAG
- a CDS encoding beta-galactosidase — protein sequence MRRWQGDGISFGGDYNPEQWPEQTWSEDVELMRRAGVNLVSVGIFSWALLEPTPGRYEFGWLDRVLDLLHDGGIQVDLATATASPPPWLARAHPETLPRRADGAILWPGGRQAYCPSSPVFRERSLGLVRAVAGRYAEHPAVVMWHVSNELGCHNVHCYCDVSAEAFRGWLRERYGDLDGLNDAWGTAFWSQRYGDWAEINPPRTAPTFANPTQQLDFLRFSSDEQRAQLRAEREVLTTLVRQPVTTNFMIGLAKNMDYHSWADDVDLVSNDHYLNAADPQGHLGLALAADHTRGVAGGAPWLLMEHSTSAVNWQPRNVAKLPGQLRRNSLSHVARGADGVLFFQWRASRAGAEKFHSALVPHAGPDTKVFREVCQLGADLKALAEVRGSRVDADVAILFDWEAWWGVELDSHPSVDVTYADRLNALYGSLWRAGVTADIVHPSTDLSGYRLVLAPTLYLVRDADVEALHRYVEGGGTAAVTYFSGIVDANDHIRLGGYPGAFRELLGVRTEEFFPLREGEQIRLDDGSTADVWTEWLHTEGAEVLASYTDGPLPGVPALTRHRVGDGAAWYVGTRLDEPATDRLVARLVDEAGVRPAAPAPTGVEVVRRRDGDRTWLFVLNHTDAEARLPATGVELLTGAPCAGELTVPAGEVAVVREARADASAVKEVP from the coding sequence ATGCGGCGATGGCAGGGTGACGGCATCTCTTTCGGCGGCGACTACAACCCCGAGCAGTGGCCCGAGCAGACCTGGTCGGAAGACGTCGAGTTGATGCGTCGGGCCGGCGTCAACCTGGTCTCCGTCGGGATCTTCTCCTGGGCGCTGCTGGAGCCCACGCCGGGACGGTACGAGTTCGGTTGGCTGGACCGGGTGCTCGACCTGCTGCACGACGGTGGCATCCAGGTCGACCTGGCCACCGCCACCGCCAGCCCACCACCCTGGCTGGCCCGTGCCCACCCGGAGACGCTGCCCCGCCGCGCCGACGGCGCGATCCTCTGGCCGGGCGGCCGACAGGCGTACTGCCCCAGCTCGCCGGTCTTCCGGGAGCGGTCGCTGGGCCTGGTACGGGCGGTCGCCGGCCGGTACGCCGAGCACCCCGCCGTGGTGATGTGGCACGTCTCCAACGAGCTGGGCTGCCACAACGTGCACTGCTACTGCGACGTCAGCGCCGAAGCGTTCCGCGGTTGGCTGCGGGAGCGCTACGGCGACCTGGACGGGCTCAACGACGCCTGGGGCACCGCGTTCTGGAGCCAGCGCTACGGCGACTGGGCCGAGATCAACCCACCCCGCACCGCCCCGACCTTCGCCAACCCCACACAGCAGTTGGATTTCCTGCGCTTCTCCTCCGACGAGCAGCGCGCCCAGCTACGCGCCGAACGTGAGGTGTTGACGACACTGGTCCGCCAGCCGGTGACCACCAACTTCATGATCGGCCTGGCCAAGAACATGGACTACCACTCCTGGGCCGACGACGTTGACCTTGTGTCCAACGACCACTACCTGAACGCGGCCGACCCGCAGGGGCACCTCGGGCTGGCGCTCGCCGCCGACCACACCCGGGGCGTCGCCGGCGGCGCGCCCTGGTTGCTCATGGAGCACTCCACCAGCGCGGTCAACTGGCAACCGCGCAACGTGGCCAAGCTGCCCGGCCAACTGCGCCGCAACAGCCTGTCCCACGTCGCCCGCGGCGCGGACGGCGTGCTCTTCTTCCAGTGGCGTGCCTCCCGAGCCGGCGCCGAGAAGTTCCACTCCGCGCTGGTGCCGCACGCCGGGCCGGACACCAAGGTCTTCCGCGAGGTCTGTCAGCTCGGCGCGGACCTCAAGGCCCTCGCCGAGGTACGCGGCAGTCGGGTGGACGCCGACGTCGCGATCCTGTTCGACTGGGAAGCATGGTGGGGGGTCGAGCTGGATTCCCACCCCAGCGTCGACGTGACCTACGCCGACCGGCTCAACGCCCTCTACGGCTCGCTGTGGCGGGCCGGCGTGACCGCCGACATCGTGCACCCGTCGACCGACCTCAGCGGCTACCGGCTGGTCCTGGCACCGACCCTCTACCTGGTCCGGGACGCCGACGTCGAGGCCCTGCACCGCTACGTCGAGGGCGGCGGGACCGCCGCCGTCACCTACTTCAGCGGCATCGTGGACGCCAACGACCACATCCGGCTGGGCGGCTACCCCGGCGCGTTCCGGGAGCTGCTCGGCGTACGGACCGAGGAGTTCTTCCCGCTGCGCGAGGGCGAGCAGATCCGACTGGACGATGGGAGCACCGCCGACGTGTGGACCGAATGGCTGCACACCGAAGGCGCGGAGGTGCTGGCGTCGTACACCGATGGGCCCTTGCCGGGCGTGCCGGCGCTGACCCGGCACCGGGTCGGCGACGGTGCCGCCTGGTACGTCGGCACCCGGCTGGACGAGCCGGCCACCGACCGGCTGGTCGCCCGGCTCGTCGACGAGGCCGGCGTCCGACCGGCCGCGCCGGCGCCGACGGGCGTGGAGGTGGTACGCCGACGCGACGGCGACCGCACCTGGCTGTTCGTGCTCAACCACACCGACGCTGAGGCACGGCTCCCGGCGACCGGCGTCGAGTTGTTGACCGGCGCACCGTGTGCCGGTGAGCTGACGGTGCCGGCCGGTGAGGTGGCGGTCGTCCGAGAGGCCCGGGCCGATGCCTCCGCTGTGAAGGAGGTTCCCTGA
- a CDS encoding ABC transporter substrate-binding protein: MSRPQSQAEYLARLVPPSVAGLNRRSLLAGAAGTGALLGTGLLAGCGDDSGSGGSSKEVSLGSNQSDPKPKDVLVKVTDGFKTSSGVQVGINTVDHNTFQENINNYLQGKPDDVFTWFAGYRMRFFAQKGLAGDVSDVWSKLSGFSDAFKKASTGDDGKQYFVPATYYPWAVFYRKSVWQQYGYQVPKTITDFTDLGAQMKKDGLIPIAFADKDGWPAMGTFDILNLRINGYQFHIDLMAGKEAWTSDKVKKVFDTWAGLLPLHQPDSLGRTWQEAAQSLQQKKSGMYLLGLFVGQQFSNDEQDDLDFFTFPEIDPSIGAKALDAPIDGYMMARKPKHEDNARKLLEYLGGKESADITLKNDPAVLVANSGANVGGYTALQKKAAELVGSATEIAQFLDRDTRPDFASTVIIPAIQQFIKNPKDISGLTSSIENQKKSIFTD; encoded by the coding sequence ATGTCCCGTCCCCAATCCCAGGCCGAGTACCTGGCTCGACTCGTACCGCCCTCCGTCGCCGGCCTCAACCGACGCTCGCTGCTGGCCGGCGCGGCCGGCACGGGAGCGCTGCTCGGCACCGGTCTGCTCGCCGGCTGCGGTGACGACTCCGGCTCCGGCGGGTCCTCAAAGGAGGTGTCGCTGGGCTCGAACCAGTCCGACCCGAAGCCCAAGGACGTCCTGGTCAAGGTCACCGACGGGTTCAAGACCTCGTCCGGGGTCCAGGTCGGAATCAACACGGTCGACCACAACACGTTCCAGGAGAACATCAACAACTACCTCCAGGGCAAGCCGGACGACGTGTTCACCTGGTTCGCCGGCTACCGGATGCGCTTCTTCGCGCAGAAGGGCCTGGCCGGCGACGTCAGCGACGTGTGGAGCAAGCTCTCCGGCTTCTCCGACGCGTTCAAGAAGGCGTCCACCGGTGACGACGGCAAGCAGTACTTCGTCCCGGCGACGTACTACCCGTGGGCGGTCTTCTACCGCAAGTCGGTCTGGCAGCAGTACGGCTACCAGGTGCCGAAGACCATCACCGACTTCACCGACCTCGGCGCGCAGATGAAGAAGGACGGGCTGATCCCGATCGCCTTCGCCGACAAGGACGGCTGGCCGGCGATGGGCACCTTCGACATCCTCAACCTGCGCATCAACGGCTACCAGTTCCACATCGACCTGATGGCCGGCAAGGAGGCCTGGACCTCCGACAAGGTCAAGAAGGTCTTCGACACCTGGGCCGGCCTGCTCCCGCTGCACCAACCGGACAGCCTCGGGCGCACCTGGCAGGAGGCCGCCCAGTCGTTGCAGCAGAAGAAGAGCGGCATGTACCTGCTCGGTCTCTTCGTCGGCCAGCAGTTCAGCAACGACGAGCAGGACGACCTCGACTTCTTCACCTTCCCGGAGATCGACCCGTCGATCGGCGCCAAGGCGCTGGACGCCCCGATCGACGGCTACATGATGGCCCGCAAGCCGAAGCACGAGGACAACGCGCGCAAGCTGCTGGAGTACCTCGGCGGCAAGGAGTCCGCGGACATCACGCTCAAGAACGACCCGGCCGTCCTGGTCGCCAACAGCGGCGCGAACGTCGGCGGTTACACCGCGCTGCAGAAGAAGGCAGCCGAACTGGTCGGCTCAGCCACCGAGATCGCCCAGTTCCTCGACCGGGACACCCGGCCGGACTTCGCCTCCACGGTGATCATCCCGGCGATCCAGCAGTTCATAAAGAACCCGAAGGACATCAGCGGGCTCACCTCGTCCATCGAGAACCAGAAGAAGTCGATCTTCACTGACTGA
- a CDS encoding carbohydrate ABC transporter permease: MSDLPLIQADRAVPPPTATTPTGGRRRRLRLLSRTDRVVITLMVLVPLLLVTGFVWLPAAATVLLSGTNWDGIGPLNEIEFVGARNYDDVVNIYPPFVPAVQNNLLWLAALFVVATPFGMFLAVLLDKELRGSRFYQTALYLPVVLSLALIGFVWQLLYSRDQGLINAAFNSNVDWYGDSNVNIWAVLVASGWRHVGYIMLLYLAGLKGVDPSLREAAAVDGASETRTFFRVVFPVLRPINIIVLVVTVIESLRAFDLVWVVNKGRNGLELISALVTQNVVGEASRIGFGSALATIMLVVSLVFITIYLATVMRENRE, translated from the coding sequence GTGTCCGACCTGCCCCTGATCCAAGCGGATCGCGCCGTGCCGCCGCCGACGGCGACCACCCCCACGGGTGGCCGCCGTCGGCGGCTACGGCTCCTGTCCCGCACCGACCGCGTGGTCATCACGCTGATGGTGCTCGTGCCGCTGCTCCTCGTCACCGGCTTCGTCTGGCTACCGGCGGCAGCCACCGTGCTGCTGTCCGGCACCAACTGGGACGGCATCGGCCCACTCAACGAGATCGAGTTCGTCGGCGCACGCAACTACGACGACGTGGTGAACATCTACCCGCCGTTCGTGCCGGCGGTCCAGAACAACCTGCTCTGGTTGGCGGCGCTGTTCGTGGTCGCCACGCCCTTCGGCATGTTCCTGGCCGTCCTGCTCGACAAGGAACTGCGCGGCAGCCGCTTCTACCAGACCGCGCTCTACCTGCCGGTGGTGCTCTCGCTGGCGCTGATCGGCTTCGTCTGGCAACTGCTGTACTCCCGCGACCAGGGCCTGATCAACGCCGCGTTCAACAGCAACGTCGACTGGTACGGCGACTCGAACGTCAACATCTGGGCGGTCCTGGTCGCCTCCGGCTGGCGGCACGTCGGGTACATCATGCTGCTCTACCTGGCCGGGCTGAAGGGCGTCGACCCCTCGCTGCGGGAAGCCGCGGCGGTCGACGGCGCCTCCGAGACCCGCACCTTCTTCCGGGTGGTCTTCCCGGTGCTCCGGCCGATCAACATCATCGTGCTGGTGGTGACCGTGATCGAGTCGCTGCGCGCGTTCGACCTGGTCTGGGTGGTCAACAAGGGCCGCAACGGGTTGGAGCTGATCTCCGCGTTGGTCACCCAGAACGTGGTGGGTGAGGCGAGCCGCATCGGGTTCGGCTCGGCGCTGGCGACGATCATGCTGGTCGTCTCGCTGGTCTTCATCACCATCTACCTCGCTACCGTGATGAGGGAGAACCGGGAATGA